Part of the Martelella mediterranea DSM 17316 genome, AATGGCCGCGGCCACGGCCTTGCGGTTCTGAGTCGTGCCGACAAAGGCGTAGGGCGTATCGTTGCGCTCGGTCGAAAGCACGAGCTGGCCGCTGGCCGCGTCGAAGCTTGGCGTCAGGAAGGCCATGTTGGTGGTAACGCTGTCGAAGGCGCCGGTCACGCCGCCATCGGCGATGAGCACCGCATAGCGGGCGCCTGCCTGGTAATTGCCATTGGCGGCAACCGTCGCCATTGTGCCGCCATTGATCGTGGCCGTGCCGGAGGCGATGACCTTGTCGGCATTGCCCTCGGCATCGACCTCGACGATGAAGTTCGAGCCCTGCTCGAAGGTGACATCGCCCTGGACGGTGAGCATGCCGATCGAGTTGCCGGGCGAAAGCGTGCCGCCGCCCGCAACACGCAGGCTGCCGAGCGTTCCGTTGCCGCCGAGCAGGCCGCCGTCATTGATAGTCGTCAGGCCGGAGGCCGCAATCGAACCGTTGACGAACAGCGCGCCGCCATTGACGAAGGTCTCGCCTGAATAGGCGTGGACGCCGGTCAGGTTCAGCGCGCCGCCGCCGGTCTTTGTCAGGCCGCCCGAACCCGCGATCGCGCCGGCAAAGGCCGTCGTGCTGCCATCCGCGCCGACGGTCAGTATGGCGCTGCCGGTATCGACGGAGCCCGCACCCGTCAGCCCGCCAATGGTTTCGTCATCGCCAAGCGCAAGCCGGGCATTTTCGGCGATTGCCACCGTGCCGTAATCCGGCAATGCCGCGCCGCCGAGCGCGCCAAGCGTGCCGCTTTCGATGAAGGTGCCGCCGGCATAGGTGTTTGCGCCGGCGAGCACCAGCGCGCCGTCGCCTGCCTTGGTCAGCGCGCCTTCGCCCGAGATCGTCCCCAGCGCCGTGACATTTGCCGCGGCGTCGGAGACGTGGAGCGTGCCGCCGACGCCTTCCAGGACGACGTTTCGGTCGAGCGTCGGCATCGCCGTGCCCGCAATCGCGAGCGTGCCGTTGTTTAGGCGAAGATCGGCGTCGGCATTGCCGAGCGCCAGGTCCTCAGCGACGATGATCGTGCCGCCATCGGTGATCAGCGTTTCGCCGATGAAGGCATGATCGTCAATGCAGTAGGCCGCGATCGCATCCTGCAGCCATGCCTCGTCGCTTTCGCAGTCGAGCTTGGTTTTCAGCACGTCGACCGGGAGATCGGTGAAGATCGGATTACCGTCATCATCGGAAATCTGGCCGATGGTCATATCGGTGCGCATATTGTTGCGGGTGAGATGGAAGACGCCGCCATCTTCCGCGAACGTGTTGGCGTCCGCGCTCCAGATCAGGGTCTTCTTGCTCGCGTCGCCTTCATAGGCCTCCAGCACGGGACCGACCCAGCGGATTTCGTGGGCGACCAGTTCGTGGTCGGAAAGCGCCTTGCCATCGTCGTTGACCGCGATGCCGTTCAGGACGCCGAGATAGTCGTCGTCGGGGGCGTCCACCACGGTCCACCACTTGCCATAGGGGCGGGAGGCCAGGAAGTGGTCGATCTTTCCATGGGCCCAGCCGGGCGAGGTGATATTGCCTTCGTCATATTCCGTGCCCGGCCAGGTGACGCTGCCGTCGCCATGGCTATGCGGCGCGTAGCCTTCCCGCGTGGAGGCCGAGTTGAGCGCGATGAACCGCTTCTTCAGAATGTTCATCGTCACCGGCTGGTTGCTTGCGGTCGGGTAGGTTTCATCCTCGAGCACGAGACCGTTGGAGGCCATGTCCTTCTGGATGATGACCGCCCACTGTTCCCAGCTCATGTCGGAGATCTTCGAAATTCCGGGGAATTCTTCCGGGTGGGCGTCGAAATAGGCCTGCAGCACATTGCGATAGTGCTTGGCATTGTTGGGATCGGTGGCGCGCATCGCGTCGATATAGGCCTGCGCCTGATCTTCCCTGCCTTCCGGCGCATATTCGAGAACGAGATCGCGCCAGAGCTGCGACGGCGCCGCGTCGTAAATGACGCGGGTATAGAGATAGGCCTGCTGCAGGGCGGAACTCAGACCGCGCTCGGAAACGTCGCCGGCATTCAGATCGCCCATCAGGATAACCGGGTTGTTGTGATCCAGAACCCAGTTATTGACCTGTTTCGCTTCGCTGATCCGGTAGGTCTCCGGCTCGTTGCGCCAGTCGAAATGCGCGGAGGCATAGGTCGTCTGCGGTAGACCCTCGCTTGCATCCGCCGTCACATAGGCGAACTGCCCGGAGAAGTAATTGCCCCAGTGGTGGGAGCCGCCTTCACCGGCAAAGCGCGTCACGACGCCATCCTCGCCATCGCGGTAACCCGCGGCATTCGACCAGCCCTGGCCGGACAGCATCTCCGGTATCGTATCCATATAGGTGCACTGGCTGGCGTAGTAGCACAGCTCCTGAAGGCCGATGACATCGTAGTCACCCGCTTCGAGGAACGCCTTCATCGAGGCGTCATCTCCGGAAAACAACTCGCGGTAGGTGTTGAAAGTCAAAATCCGAACAGTATCCTTGGCGTCATCCGCAGCATGGCCAGCGATCGGCATTGCAACCGAGCCGGCGAGAGCCGCGCCGCACAAGAGGCGGCGGACGCGACGGGCATGGCTGGTACGGCTTCGTGTCGAGGACACGGAATGTAACTTTATTGACATTTTTGACCTACAGAAGTTGGAAAAGGTGGGTGAACTCCGCTGTAGGTCGATATCAACACAACTTTATGTAGGTAATATTACATTTATTAACCCTGCCGAATCTGTGGCAACATGAGGCGCTCGCGGGTGGCGGCCGGCGCGGTCAGGCCACGAGCAGCCGCTTGAGGAAGGGGTTTTCCAGCAATTGTTCGCTCTCGATACGGTTGTGGGCCACCATGCCGCTTACGCCGAACGCGCCCTTTCGCAGAAGGTCGATCAGGCTTGCGGCGTAGGCGGCGGCGACCGAGGTCATGGCGTTGAACGACTGATGCCGGTCGGAGCGGAAGCGCAGCGACAGCGATCGTTCAGCGGGACGGTTGCGATGCGTGCTGCGCGCCGTCAGGAACAGAAGGAGTTCATCCTCGTCGATGACGGGCAGTCCGTTCATCAGCAGGGATCGCAGCATATCGCGGCGGGTTTTCAGCCCCAGATCGTCCAGAAGAAAGCGCATATAGTCGAGATGGCCGGGATAGCGCAGGGTCTTGAAGGTGACGTTCCGCACCCCGGCCTCCAGATAGGGCGTTAGGTCGGACAGGCCGCGCGCGGTGGTGAAGCACTCATAGGCCGTTCCGTCGAGAATGACCTTTTCCAGATGCTCCAGTGGTTTCAGGAACACCGCCTTGCCGTCCTGCACGGCTTCGCAGGCCCGGGTATATTCCTCGATCATCGCGTCGATGTCCCAGATCTGGCCGTAGCCCAGCCGGTTTGTGGGGTAGCGCGGCAGCGATCCGACCCGGATCGTCAGATCGCTGATTGTCCGGCCGGGCTCCATCAGCCCCGAGGCGATGTTGTCCACCAGCCCCGGCGCCACGCCGGCGCCCGAAAGCACGACGCGGGTTCGGGCAAGCTGTTGCAGCAGGGAAAGATTTTCCGGCCGGATCGGGGAGAAGTCCAGAAAATGCGCGTTCGAAGCGCCTGCAAGCTCGGCAATGCCGGATGAAGCCCAGTCGGGGGCGGCGGCAACGATCAGATCGCTGCCGCGCGCCTCGGCGGGCATTTTCTCATTTTGGCGCTGGCGCAGCGCCTTCACCGGAAGGCCGAGCGACGCAAACGCGTCGAGCGCCTCCTCGGAAGGGTCGATGATCGTGACGTCGATGTCTGAGGTAAGACACAGCGTTGCCGCAAGCGCCGAACCGACCTTGCCCGCGCCGAAGATCGCAATCTTGAACCTGTCCATGATCTACCCCCTGAAGCGGGAAACGAAGGCCTGAAGCCTCGGATTTTGCGGATTGAGGATCACCTGGTCGGGCGAGCCGGTTTCCGCGATCACGCCCTGGTCCAGGAACAGGACCCGGCTCGAGACATCGGCGGCAAAGGCCATTTCATGGGTCACGATCGCCATGGTCATGCCGTCCTCGGCGAGCTTGCGGATAACGGCGAGAACCTCGCCCACGAGTTCGGGATCAAGCGCGCTGGTCACCTCGTCGAGCAGCAGAACCTCCGGCTCCATCGCCAGCGCGCGGGCAATCGCGACGCGCTGTTTCTGGCCGCCGGAGAGATGATTGGGGTAGGCAGCGTGTTTTTCGGCGAGACCGACCTGGCCGAGAAGTTCCATTGCGTGGGCGATGGCCTCCTTCTTCGGCTTGCGGCAGACGATCACCGGCCCTTCGATCACGTTTTCGAGCACCGTCTTGTGCGGAAACAAATTGAAATGCTGGAACACCATGCCGACATGGCGGCGAAGCGTGCCGATGCCGATCTTGTCGCCGGCATCGCGGAAACTGGTTCCCACGTCGCGTCCGCGAAAGCGGATCGTGCCGCCGGTGGGCGTCTCCATGACGTTGAGGCAGCGGATGAAGGTGGACTTGCCGGACCCCGAGGGCCCAATCAGGGCAACCACCTCGCCGCGCGTCAATGTCAGGTCGATCCCTTTCAGGACCTCGTGAATGCCGTAGCTTTTCTGAAGGCCGGCAGCTTCGAGAACCGGCGCGCCGGTCTGGCTTTGCTGTGTCATATTCATCTTCCTTCCCTCAGTCGCTGACCCTGAGCCGTTTTTCAAACCAGTCCGCGGCCTGCATCAGAGGCAGCAGCACGACGATGTAGAGCACGGCCATGACCGTGTAGGATTCCAGCGGCCGGTAGGTCTGGCCGTTCACCACCGCGGCCATATAGGCGAGGTCGGCAACCGAAATGACGGAGACGAGCGAGGTGTTCTTGAACTGGATGACCGACTGGTTGATGAAGGACGGCAGCACCCGTTTCAGCGCCTGCGGCAGAATGATCCGGCGCATCGATTGGAACGGGCTCATGCCGATCGCGGCCGCCGCCTCGCGCTGGCCCTTATCGATCGACACGATCCCGCCGCGGAAGATTTCCGCGTAAAAGGCGCCGACATAGAGTGACAGGGTCAGCATGGCGGCGAACCGGTTGTCGATGTTGACGCCGATCAGGAGCGGGAAGGCGTAGTAGAACCACAGCAGTTGCACTAGGAGCGGGCTGCAGCGGAAGATTTCCTGATAGATTCGCCCGATCCAGTTGAACACCCTAAACCGCGACAGCCGCGCCGCGCAGGTGATAAAGCCGAGGATCACTCCGAAAAAGATCGATCCGAACGTGTAGACAATGCTGATCCCGAGCCCGTAGAGGAACAGGTCGCGATACTGCCATACCGAATGAAAGTCCCAGTTATACTGCATCATCTTGCTCCCTGGCTGTCATGTCGATGCCTTGTCAGGGCCAATCTTCGCCCGGAACACTGCTCCTGATGCCGTTTCTCGTTCATTTCGGTTCCCCTCGTTATGGTGAAGCCCGGCCCCTCTCGAGATAAGGAGCCGGCGTCTGTCGCCGGCGCGCTGACCGGCATTCCTGTTAGCCGTTGCCGCGCGCCGGGCAATTGTCCTTGCGCAAATCCGGACCGAAACGGGCGGATTTCCGTCGGGTTGCCGCGATGTCTCAGCGCGCGCCGAGCACGCCGGAGGCCGCCGACGTGTAGCGGTTCAGGATGCCGGCGAGGCGCTCGCGGTTGGCGTCGGAGACCGGTACCATGGGCAGCCGCATTTCCGGACCCGAAAGGTTGTTCAGCGCCAGCGCCGCCTTGACCGGGCCGGGATTGCTTTCGACGAACATGCCATCGGTGAGTTCCGCCACCAGATCGTGCAGCGCAAGCGCGTGGGCGGTATTGCCCTCATGCCAGGCCCTGACCATCGCCACCATCGTGTCCGGCGCGACATTGGCGACGACGGAGGTGACCCCGACCGCGCCGAGCGACAGGAACGGCAATGTCAGCCCGTCATCGCCCGAATGCACGATCAGCTCGTCGCCGCAGGCGCGGCGCAGCTCGCTGACCCGGGCGGCGGAGCCGCCGGCCTCCTTGATGGAGAAGATATTGGCGTGCTTGCGCATCAGCGTCGCGCAGGTTTCCGGCGCGATCTCGACGCCGCAGCGGCCGGGCACCGAGTAGAGCATGACGGGCAGCGCGGTCGCCCCGGCCACGGCGCCGTAATGGGCGATGAGGCCCGCCTGGGTCGGCTTGTTGTAATAGGGTGTGACGACCAGCACGGCGTCGGCGCCGGCCGCTTCGGCGCGGCGGATCTTCTCAACCGCCTTCTTGGTGTCGTTGGCGCCAGCGCCCGCCATGACCAGCGCGCGGCCCTTGGTTTTCTCGACCGTGCGGGCGATCAGTTGATCGGCCTCGTCATCGGAAAGGGTCGCGGCCTCGCCGGTGGTGCCGACGGGCACGAGACCGGCGACGCCGGCGGCGATCTGCCGCTCCACAAGCGCATCGAAGGCGACAAAATCGATCGATCCATCGCGAAACGGGGTCACGAGGGCGGTGAAAACGCCGGTAAAGCGGCTCCTGAGTTTGTTCATGTTGTTCTCCTCTGATTGGAATATCACCGGGCGGCGAGGCTGTCGGCGAGTGAATAGCGGCGGGGTTCGCGATGACCGGAGCTCAGCCACTGGGCTGCGGCGATGGCGCCCTCGGCATAGGCCGAAAGCGTGTGGACCTGATAGGTGAAACGGGCCTCCGCCGAACCGAGATCGAAGCTGACGGCGTTGATGCCCACCGTGTCGCCCTCGCGGAATACGGTGATCGGCGTCTTTGCGGCGGCAAAGCCCATGACGGCGGTTCTCGCCTCCTCGATCTGTCCGGCCAGCAGTCTGGACGTTCCCGAAGGCTCGGCCTTCTTGCGGACGTGATAGGTCTCGCTCACGCGCGGCTCGCCTTCCGGCATCATCCGGGCAAAGCCGAGAACGTTCAGGCGAAAGGCCTCGAAGCCGCGGGCGAAATTCGCGCTGATCAGCATAGGCCGGTGGGCGCAGCAGGCCGACAGGCGGGCATCGTCCTCGGCGGAGAACCCGGTCGTGCCGATGACCACGGGTATGCTCTTGACGCCGATGGCGTCCTGAAGCGCCATGCTGGCTTGCGGGGTCGAAAAATCGATGATGACGTCGCAATGGCTCTTCATCGCCGCGTCGGCGGGGCGATATTCGATGCTGCTGCCGGCGACGGGCTTGCCGACAAGCCTTGACCCCGGCGACACCAGCGCCGCCGCAAGCTCAAGGCCGGGATTGGAGACGATCAGCTCCACGAGACTGGTTCCGACACGGCCCGAAGCGCCGAGAATTCCGATACGCATTGTACTCTCCTTAGTCGATCACGACCTTCTGTTCCGACATTTCCCGGATGGCGACGCGCACGCCCTCGCGGCCGAGGCCGGAACGCTTGATGCCGCCGAAGGGCACATGCTCGGCGCGGAAATCCGGCCCCTCATTGATCATCACGCCGCCAACGGCGAGGTTGCGGGAAAACATACGGATCAGGGCATGGTCGTTGGTAAAGACGCCCGCCTGCAGCCCGTATTCCCCGGCATTGACCTCCGCGATCGCCGCGCCGGCGTCGGAAAAGCGGCGGATCGCGATCACGGGGCCGAAGGTCTCCTCGGCAATGACCGGAGCATTGGCGGCGACATCGGTGAGAACG contains:
- a CDS encoding autotransporter domain-containing protein, which encodes MTFNTYRELFSGDDASMKAFLEAGDYDVIGLQELCYYASQCTYMDTIPEMLSGQGWSNAAGYRDGEDGVVTRFAGEGGSHHWGNYFSGQFAYVTADASEGLPQTTYASAHFDWRNEPETYRISEAKQVNNWVLDHNNPVILMGDLNAGDVSERGLSSALQQAYLYTRVIYDAAPSQLWRDLVLEYAPEGREDQAQAYIDAMRATDPNNAKHYRNVLQAYFDAHPEEFPGISKISDMSWEQWAVIIQKDMASNGLVLEDETYPTASNQPVTMNILKKRFIALNSASTREGYAPHSHGDGSVTWPGTEYDEGNITSPGWAHGKIDHFLASRPYGKWWTVVDAPDDDYLGVLNGIAVNDDGKALSDHELVAHEIRWVGPVLEAYEGDASKKTLIWSADANTFAEDGGVFHLTRNNMRTDMTIGQISDDDGNPIFTDLPVDVLKTKLDCESDEAWLQDAIAAYCIDDHAFIGETLITDGGTIIVAEDLALGNADADLRLNNGTLAIAGTAMPTLDRNVVLEGVGGTLHVSDAAANVTALGTISGEGALTKAGDGALVLAGANTYAGGTFIESGTLGALGGAALPDYGTVAIAENARLALGDDETIGGLTGAGSVDTGSAILTVGADGSTTAFAGAIAGSGGLTKTGGGALNLTGVHAYSGETFVNGGALFVNGSIAASGLTTINDGGLLGGNGTLGSLRVAGGGTLSPGNSIGMLTVQGDVTFEQGSNFIVEVDAEGNADKVIASGTATINGGTMATVAANGNYQAGARYAVLIADGGVTGAFDSVTTNMAFLTPSFDAASGQLVLSTERNDTPYAFVGTTQNRKAVAAAIDGLGGGGLYDSIVGLDAGTADYAFNQLSGELYPSVTAALAEDSHFFRDAVTARFSGGAAAETGTGAGTGTEGQFSVWSHAYGAHGSLDGNDVATLDRNTGGFYFGGDAALSDAFTLGAMAGYGRSSFSLDGQGASADTDSYLIGVYGAASVDAFRLTFGGAYAFNETDARRTIDFGSLSDNLTASYDGSVSQVFAEAAYRIDFAGGVFEPYLGLAQVHAETDGFTDNGSMAALSAGDGDMNVTYMDLGVRASKTFAIGERTASVNGQIGWRHAFGDITPEMAMAIAGSAPFSIEGTPINENAAIVNAGLNFNLAENANLYVNYVGQFSDGGSENGVNAGLKIRF
- a CDS encoding saccharopine dehydrogenase family protein; the encoded protein is MDRFKIAIFGAGKVGSALAATLCLTSDIDVTIIDPSEEALDAFASLGLPVKALRQRQNEKMPAEARGSDLIVAAAPDWASSGIAELAGASNAHFLDFSPIRPENLSLLQQLARTRVVLSGAGVAPGLVDNIASGLMEPGRTISDLTIRVGSLPRYPTNRLGYGQIWDIDAMIEEYTRACEAVQDGKAVFLKPLEHLEKVILDGTAYECFTTARGLSDLTPYLEAGVRNVTFKTLRYPGHLDYMRFLLDDLGLKTRRDMLRSLLMNGLPVIDEDELLLFLTARSTHRNRPAERSLSLRFRSDRHQSFNAMTSVAAAYAASLIDLLRKGAFGVSGMVAHNRIESEQLLENPFLKRLLVA
- a CDS encoding amino acid ABC transporter ATP-binding protein → MNMTQQSQTGAPVLEAAGLQKSYGIHEVLKGIDLTLTRGEVVALIGPSGSGKSTFIRCLNVMETPTGGTIRFRGRDVGTSFRDAGDKIGIGTLRRHVGMVFQHFNLFPHKTVLENVIEGPVIVCRKPKKEAIAHAMELLGQVGLAEKHAAYPNHLSGGQKQRVAIARALAMEPEVLLLDEVTSALDPELVGEVLAVIRKLAEDGMTMAIVTHEMAFAADVSSRVLFLDQGVIAETGSPDQVILNPQNPRLQAFVSRFRG
- a CDS encoding amino acid ABC transporter permease, giving the protein MQYNWDFHSVWQYRDLFLYGLGISIVYTFGSIFFGVILGFITCAARLSRFRVFNWIGRIYQEIFRCSPLLVQLLWFYYAFPLLIGVNIDNRFAAMLTLSLYVGAFYAEIFRGGIVSIDKGQREAAAAIGMSPFQSMRRIILPQALKRVLPSFINQSVIQFKNTSLVSVISVADLAYMAAVVNGQTYRPLESYTVMAVLYIVVLLPLMQAADWFEKRLRVSD
- the dapA gene encoding 4-hydroxy-tetrahydrodipicolinate synthase → MNKLRSRFTGVFTALVTPFRDGSIDFVAFDALVERQIAAGVAGLVPVGTTGEAATLSDDEADQLIARTVEKTKGRALVMAGAGANDTKKAVEKIRRAEAAGADAVLVVTPYYNKPTQAGLIAHYGAVAGATALPVMLYSVPGRCGVEIAPETCATLMRKHANIFSIKEAGGSAARVSELRRACGDELIVHSGDDGLTLPFLSLGAVGVTSVVANVAPDTMVAMVRAWHEGNTAHALALHDLVAELTDGMFVESNPGPVKAALALNNLSGPEMRLPMVPVSDANRERLAGILNRYTSAASGVLGAR
- a CDS encoding 4-hydroxy-tetrahydrodipicolinate reductase; amino-acid sequence: MRIGILGASGRVGTSLVELIVSNPGLELAAALVSPGSRLVGKPVAGSSIEYRPADAAMKSHCDVIIDFSTPQASMALQDAIGVKSIPVVIGTTGFSAEDDARLSACCAHRPMLISANFARGFEAFRLNVLGFARMMPEGEPRVSETYHVRKKAEPSGTSRLLAGQIEEARTAVMGFAAAKTPITVFREGDTVGINAVSFDLGSAEARFTYQVHTLSAYAEGAIAAAQWLSSGHREPRRYSLADSLAAR